A single Oryzias melastigma strain HK-1 linkage group LG24, ASM292280v2, whole genome shotgun sequence DNA region contains:
- the LOC112158281 gene encoding protein EFR3 homolog B isoform X3 has translation MYGVCGCCGALRPRYKRLVDNIFPEDPEDGLVKSNMEKLTFYALSAPEKLDRIGAYLSERLSRDVARHRYGYVCIAMEALDQLLMACHCQSINLFVESFLKMVRKLLESDKPSLQILGTNSFVKFANIEEDTPSYHRSYDFFVSRFSEMCHSSYEDPDIRTNIRMAGIRGLQGVVRKTVNDELQANIWDPQHMDKIVPSLLFNLQSEEGTESRSPSPLQASEKEKESPVELTERCFRELLGRAAFGNIKSAVTPVLMHLDNHSLWEGKSFAVRCFKIIMYSIQSQHSHLVIQQLLGHLDANSKNSATVRAGIVEVLLEAAAIAASGSVGPTVLEVFNTLLKQLRLSVDYELTGSYDGSTNIGTKIIKAHEERQLQEAVIRTIGSFANTLPTYQRSEVMLFIMGKIPVPGVSLTLPSSDSGPEVTRMIQIMLLKSLVQVTAGFQTTNMLTALPSSFLEPLLSFSLTEDPEIRLLVLEILLSLIDRHENRPKFSKISIVSDISVLKLKVDKCSRQDNLFMKKHGQQLYRHIYLNCKEESSAKEHYETLFALLGLLSVELANEEVVVDLIRLALALQDLALSTDEALPTYNRCAVHALAAAYLNLICQLTTVPAFCQHIHEVIEVRRKEKPHLLPEDVFVQKPKLPSSLDKVDGDVLFLQSKITEVLGGSGYNTERLATPYVPQYTDEDRLSKRKSIGETISIQMDVESRNSPEKKERTPAEEITFETLKNAIVDSVGMEEQERERRRQVVEKFQKAPFEEIAAHCGARATMLQSKLNQIFEITIRPPPSPSGTISSGYGQTQSRSVPIYEMKFPDLCVY, from the exons ATATGTGTGCATCGCCATGGAGGCTCTGGACCAGCTGCTGATGGCCTGCCACTGCCAGAGCATCAACCTGTTTGTGGAGAGCTTTCTAAAGATGGTGCGCAAGCTGCTGGAGTCTGACAAACCCAGCCTGCAGATCTTAGGAACCAACTCG TTTGTAAAGTTTGCAAATATCGAGGAGGACACGCCCTCGTACCACCGCAGTTACGACTTCTTTGTGTCGCGCTTCAGTGAGATGTGCCATTCAAGCTACGAAGACCCTGATATCCGCACCAA CATCCGCATGGCCGGCATCAGGGGTCTGCAAGGTGTGGTGAGGAAGACGGTGAACGATGAGCTGCAGGCCAACATCTGGGATCCTCAGCACATGGACAAGATCGTCCCCTCTCTGCTGTTCAACCTGCAGAGTGAAGAAGGAACCGAGAG CCGCTCTCCCTCTCCGCTGCAGGCATCAGAGAAGGAGAAGGAAAGCCCGGTGGAGCTGACGGAGCGCTGCTTCAGGGAGCTGCTGGGAAGAGCCGCCTTCGGCAACATCAAGAGCGCCGTCACGCCGGTCCTGAT GCACTTGGATAACCACTCTCTATGGGAGGGGAAGAGCTTCGCAGTGCGTTGCTTCAAAATCATCATGTACTCCATCCAG TCGCAGCACTCTCACCTGGTAATCCAGCAGCTCCTCGGCCACCTGGACGCAAACAGCAAGAACTCCGCCACCGTTCGGGCTGGAATAGTCGAGGTTCTGCTGGAGGCAGCTGCCATTGCTGCCAGCGGCTCTGTAG GTCCAACAGTGTTGGAGGTTTTCAACACTTTGCTGAAGCAGCTCCGCCTGAGTGTGGATTACGAGTTGACGGGATCGTACGACGGCAGCACAAACATCGGGACTAAGATCATCAAAGCTCACGAGGAGAGGCAGCTGCAGGAAGCTGTCATCCGTACCATCG gctCTTTTGCCAACACCTTACCCACCTACCAGAGATCAGAAGTGATGCTTTTCATAATGGGGAAGATTCCTGTCCCTGGAGTTTCTCTAACTCTACCCTCCTCAGACTCGGG ACCTGAGGTCACAAGAATGATTCAGATCATGCTGCTGAAGTCTTTAGTTCAG GTGACAGCCGGGTTCCAGACCACAAACATGCTCACGGCGCTGCCCAGCTCCTTCCTGGAGCCGCTGCTGTCCTTCTCCCTGACAGAAGACCCCGAGATCCGACTGCTGGTGCTGGAAATCCTCCTCAGCCTAATCGACAGGCACGAGAACAGACCCAAGTTCTCCAAAATCAG CATCGTCTCCGACATCTCTGTGCTCAAGCTGAAAGTGGACAAGTGCTCCAGACAGGACAACTTATTTATGAAAAag CATGGACAGCAGCTGTACCGACACATCTACCTGAACTGTAAGGAGGAGAGCAGCGCTAAGGAGCACTACGAGACCCTCTTTGCACTTTTAGGCCTTCTCAGCGTGGAGCTGGCCAACGAGGAAGTGGTGGTGGACCTCATCCGCTTGGCCCTGGCGTTGCAG GATCTGGCTCTGTCTACCGATGAAGCTCTGCCCACTTATAACCGCTGCGCCGTCCATGCCCTCGCTGCTGCCTACCTCAATCTCATCTGCCAGCTCACCACAGTTCCAGCCTTCTGCCAGCACATACATGAG GTAATTGAGGTTAGACGAAAAGAAAAACCCCACCTTCTGCCGGAAGATGTCTTCGTTCAGAAACCCAA gcTGCCTTCTTCTCTGGATAAGGTGGATGGGGATGTCTTATTCCTCCAGTCAAAGATTACCGAAGTCCTTGGAGGAAGTGGTTATAATACAGAGAGGCTGGCAACACCTTATGTCCCCCAGTACACAG ATGAGGACCGGCTTTCGAAGAGGAAGAGCATCGGAGAGACCATCTCGATCCAGATGGATGTAGAGTCTCGAAACAGTCCAGAGAAAAAGGAG AGGACACCAGCTGAAGAGATCACAtttgaaacactgaaaaatgCCATCG TGGACAGTGTCGGTATGGAAGAGCAGGAAAGAGAGCGGAGACGACAAGTCGTCGAGAAGTTCCAAAAAGCACCTTTTGAGGAAATAGCTGCCCACTGTGGTGCCAGG GCCACAATGCTGCAGAGCAAACTGAATCAGATCTTTGAGATCACAATCAG GCCTCCTCCCAGCCCTTCTGGAACCATATCGTCAGGTTATGGCCAAACCCAGAGTCGATCTGTTCCCATTTATGAGATGAAGTTTCCTGACCTTTGCGTGTACTGA
- the LOC112158281 gene encoding protein EFR3 homolog B isoform X2: protein MTGVCGCCGALRPRYKRLVDNIFPEDPEDGLVKSNMEKLTFYALSAPEKLDRIGAYLSERLSRDVARHRYGYVCIAMEALDQLLMACHCQSINLFVESFLKMVRKLLESDKPSLQILGTNSFVKFANIEEDTPSYHRSYDFFVSRFSEMCHSSYEDPDIRTNIRMAGIRGLQGVVRKTVNDELQANIWDPQHMDKIVPSLLFNLQSEEGTESRSPSPLQASEKEKESPVELTERCFRELLGRAAFGNIKSAVTPVLMHLDNHSLWEGKSFAVRCFKIIMYSIQSQHSHLVIQQLLGHLDANSKNSATVRAGIVEVLLEAAAIAASGSVGPTVLEVFNTLLKQLRLSVDYELTGSYDGSTNIGTKIIKAHEERQLQEAVIRTIGSFANTLPTYQRSEVMLFIMGKIPVPGVSLTLPSSDSGPEVTRMIQIMLLKSLVQVTAGFQTTNMLTALPSSFLEPLLSFSLTEDPEIRLLVLEILLSLIDRHENRPKFSKISIVSDISVLKLKVDKCSRQDNLFMKKHGQQLYRHIYLNCKEESSAKEHYETLFALLGLLSVELANEEVVVDLIRLALALQDLALSTDEALPTYNRCAVHALAAAYLNLICQLTTVPAFCQHIHEVIEVRRKEKPHLLPEDVFVQKPKLPSSLDKVDGDVLFLQSKITEVLGGSGYNTERLATPYVPQYTDEDRLSKRKSIGETISIQMDVESRNSPEKKERTPAEEITFETLKNAIVDSVGMEEQERERRRQVVEKFQKAPFEEIAAHCGARATMLQSKLNQIFEITIRPPPSPSGTISSGYGQTQSRSVPIYEMKFPDLCVY from the exons ATATGTGTGCATCGCCATGGAGGCTCTGGACCAGCTGCTGATGGCCTGCCACTGCCAGAGCATCAACCTGTTTGTGGAGAGCTTTCTAAAGATGGTGCGCAAGCTGCTGGAGTCTGACAAACCCAGCCTGCAGATCTTAGGAACCAACTCG TTTGTAAAGTTTGCAAATATCGAGGAGGACACGCCCTCGTACCACCGCAGTTACGACTTCTTTGTGTCGCGCTTCAGTGAGATGTGCCATTCAAGCTACGAAGACCCTGATATCCGCACCAA CATCCGCATGGCCGGCATCAGGGGTCTGCAAGGTGTGGTGAGGAAGACGGTGAACGATGAGCTGCAGGCCAACATCTGGGATCCTCAGCACATGGACAAGATCGTCCCCTCTCTGCTGTTCAACCTGCAGAGTGAAGAAGGAACCGAGAG CCGCTCTCCCTCTCCGCTGCAGGCATCAGAGAAGGAGAAGGAAAGCCCGGTGGAGCTGACGGAGCGCTGCTTCAGGGAGCTGCTGGGAAGAGCCGCCTTCGGCAACATCAAGAGCGCCGTCACGCCGGTCCTGAT GCACTTGGATAACCACTCTCTATGGGAGGGGAAGAGCTTCGCAGTGCGTTGCTTCAAAATCATCATGTACTCCATCCAG TCGCAGCACTCTCACCTGGTAATCCAGCAGCTCCTCGGCCACCTGGACGCAAACAGCAAGAACTCCGCCACCGTTCGGGCTGGAATAGTCGAGGTTCTGCTGGAGGCAGCTGCCATTGCTGCCAGCGGCTCTGTAG GTCCAACAGTGTTGGAGGTTTTCAACACTTTGCTGAAGCAGCTCCGCCTGAGTGTGGATTACGAGTTGACGGGATCGTACGACGGCAGCACAAACATCGGGACTAAGATCATCAAAGCTCACGAGGAGAGGCAGCTGCAGGAAGCTGTCATCCGTACCATCG gctCTTTTGCCAACACCTTACCCACCTACCAGAGATCAGAAGTGATGCTTTTCATAATGGGGAAGATTCCTGTCCCTGGAGTTTCTCTAACTCTACCCTCCTCAGACTCGGG ACCTGAGGTCACAAGAATGATTCAGATCATGCTGCTGAAGTCTTTAGTTCAG GTGACAGCCGGGTTCCAGACCACAAACATGCTCACGGCGCTGCCCAGCTCCTTCCTGGAGCCGCTGCTGTCCTTCTCCCTGACAGAAGACCCCGAGATCCGACTGCTGGTGCTGGAAATCCTCCTCAGCCTAATCGACAGGCACGAGAACAGACCCAAGTTCTCCAAAATCAG CATCGTCTCCGACATCTCTGTGCTCAAGCTGAAAGTGGACAAGTGCTCCAGACAGGACAACTTATTTATGAAAAag CATGGACAGCAGCTGTACCGACACATCTACCTGAACTGTAAGGAGGAGAGCAGCGCTAAGGAGCACTACGAGACCCTCTTTGCACTTTTAGGCCTTCTCAGCGTGGAGCTGGCCAACGAGGAAGTGGTGGTGGACCTCATCCGCTTGGCCCTGGCGTTGCAG GATCTGGCTCTGTCTACCGATGAAGCTCTGCCCACTTATAACCGCTGCGCCGTCCATGCCCTCGCTGCTGCCTACCTCAATCTCATCTGCCAGCTCACCACAGTTCCAGCCTTCTGCCAGCACATACATGAG GTAATTGAGGTTAGACGAAAAGAAAAACCCCACCTTCTGCCGGAAGATGTCTTCGTTCAGAAACCCAA gcTGCCTTCTTCTCTGGATAAGGTGGATGGGGATGTCTTATTCCTCCAGTCAAAGATTACCGAAGTCCTTGGAGGAAGTGGTTATAATACAGAGAGGCTGGCAACACCTTATGTCCCCCAGTACACAG ATGAGGACCGGCTTTCGAAGAGGAAGAGCATCGGAGAGACCATCTCGATCCAGATGGATGTAGAGTCTCGAAACAGTCCAGAGAAAAAGGAG AGGACACCAGCTGAAGAGATCACAtttgaaacactgaaaaatgCCATCG TGGACAGTGTCGGTATGGAAGAGCAGGAAAGAGAGCGGAGACGACAAGTCGTCGAGAAGTTCCAAAAAGCACCTTTTGAGGAAATAGCTGCCCACTGTGGTGCCAGG GCCACAATGCTGCAGAGCAAACTGAATCAGATCTTTGAGATCACAATCAG GCCTCCTCCCAGCCCTTCTGGAACCATATCGTCAGGTTATGGCCAAACCCAGAGTCGATCTGTTCCCATTTATGAGATGAAGTTTCCTGACCTTTGCGTGTACTGA
- the LOC112158281 gene encoding protein EFR3 homolog B isoform X1 has product MFIFFGVCGCCGALRPRYKRLVDNIFPEDPEDGLVKSNMEKLTFYALSAPEKLDRIGAYLSERLSRDVARHRYGYVCIAMEALDQLLMACHCQSINLFVESFLKMVRKLLESDKPSLQILGTNSFVKFANIEEDTPSYHRSYDFFVSRFSEMCHSSYEDPDIRTNIRMAGIRGLQGVVRKTVNDELQANIWDPQHMDKIVPSLLFNLQSEEGTESRSPSPLQASEKEKESPVELTERCFRELLGRAAFGNIKSAVTPVLMHLDNHSLWEGKSFAVRCFKIIMYSIQSQHSHLVIQQLLGHLDANSKNSATVRAGIVEVLLEAAAIAASGSVGPTVLEVFNTLLKQLRLSVDYELTGSYDGSTNIGTKIIKAHEERQLQEAVIRTIGSFANTLPTYQRSEVMLFIMGKIPVPGVSLTLPSSDSGPEVTRMIQIMLLKSLVQVTAGFQTTNMLTALPSSFLEPLLSFSLTEDPEIRLLVLEILLSLIDRHENRPKFSKISIVSDISVLKLKVDKCSRQDNLFMKKHGQQLYRHIYLNCKEESSAKEHYETLFALLGLLSVELANEEVVVDLIRLALALQDLALSTDEALPTYNRCAVHALAAAYLNLICQLTTVPAFCQHIHEVIEVRRKEKPHLLPEDVFVQKPKLPSSLDKVDGDVLFLQSKITEVLGGSGYNTERLATPYVPQYTDEDRLSKRKSIGETISIQMDVESRNSPEKKERTPAEEITFETLKNAIVDSVGMEEQERERRRQVVEKFQKAPFEEIAAHCGARATMLQSKLNQIFEITIRPPPSPSGTISSGYGQTQSRSVPIYEMKFPDLCVY; this is encoded by the exons ATATGTGTGCATCGCCATGGAGGCTCTGGACCAGCTGCTGATGGCCTGCCACTGCCAGAGCATCAACCTGTTTGTGGAGAGCTTTCTAAAGATGGTGCGCAAGCTGCTGGAGTCTGACAAACCCAGCCTGCAGATCTTAGGAACCAACTCG TTTGTAAAGTTTGCAAATATCGAGGAGGACACGCCCTCGTACCACCGCAGTTACGACTTCTTTGTGTCGCGCTTCAGTGAGATGTGCCATTCAAGCTACGAAGACCCTGATATCCGCACCAA CATCCGCATGGCCGGCATCAGGGGTCTGCAAGGTGTGGTGAGGAAGACGGTGAACGATGAGCTGCAGGCCAACATCTGGGATCCTCAGCACATGGACAAGATCGTCCCCTCTCTGCTGTTCAACCTGCAGAGTGAAGAAGGAACCGAGAG CCGCTCTCCCTCTCCGCTGCAGGCATCAGAGAAGGAGAAGGAAAGCCCGGTGGAGCTGACGGAGCGCTGCTTCAGGGAGCTGCTGGGAAGAGCCGCCTTCGGCAACATCAAGAGCGCCGTCACGCCGGTCCTGAT GCACTTGGATAACCACTCTCTATGGGAGGGGAAGAGCTTCGCAGTGCGTTGCTTCAAAATCATCATGTACTCCATCCAG TCGCAGCACTCTCACCTGGTAATCCAGCAGCTCCTCGGCCACCTGGACGCAAACAGCAAGAACTCCGCCACCGTTCGGGCTGGAATAGTCGAGGTTCTGCTGGAGGCAGCTGCCATTGCTGCCAGCGGCTCTGTAG GTCCAACAGTGTTGGAGGTTTTCAACACTTTGCTGAAGCAGCTCCGCCTGAGTGTGGATTACGAGTTGACGGGATCGTACGACGGCAGCACAAACATCGGGACTAAGATCATCAAAGCTCACGAGGAGAGGCAGCTGCAGGAAGCTGTCATCCGTACCATCG gctCTTTTGCCAACACCTTACCCACCTACCAGAGATCAGAAGTGATGCTTTTCATAATGGGGAAGATTCCTGTCCCTGGAGTTTCTCTAACTCTACCCTCCTCAGACTCGGG ACCTGAGGTCACAAGAATGATTCAGATCATGCTGCTGAAGTCTTTAGTTCAG GTGACAGCCGGGTTCCAGACCACAAACATGCTCACGGCGCTGCCCAGCTCCTTCCTGGAGCCGCTGCTGTCCTTCTCCCTGACAGAAGACCCCGAGATCCGACTGCTGGTGCTGGAAATCCTCCTCAGCCTAATCGACAGGCACGAGAACAGACCCAAGTTCTCCAAAATCAG CATCGTCTCCGACATCTCTGTGCTCAAGCTGAAAGTGGACAAGTGCTCCAGACAGGACAACTTATTTATGAAAAag CATGGACAGCAGCTGTACCGACACATCTACCTGAACTGTAAGGAGGAGAGCAGCGCTAAGGAGCACTACGAGACCCTCTTTGCACTTTTAGGCCTTCTCAGCGTGGAGCTGGCCAACGAGGAAGTGGTGGTGGACCTCATCCGCTTGGCCCTGGCGTTGCAG GATCTGGCTCTGTCTACCGATGAAGCTCTGCCCACTTATAACCGCTGCGCCGTCCATGCCCTCGCTGCTGCCTACCTCAATCTCATCTGCCAGCTCACCACAGTTCCAGCCTTCTGCCAGCACATACATGAG GTAATTGAGGTTAGACGAAAAGAAAAACCCCACCTTCTGCCGGAAGATGTCTTCGTTCAGAAACCCAA gcTGCCTTCTTCTCTGGATAAGGTGGATGGGGATGTCTTATTCCTCCAGTCAAAGATTACCGAAGTCCTTGGAGGAAGTGGTTATAATACAGAGAGGCTGGCAACACCTTATGTCCCCCAGTACACAG ATGAGGACCGGCTTTCGAAGAGGAAGAGCATCGGAGAGACCATCTCGATCCAGATGGATGTAGAGTCTCGAAACAGTCCAGAGAAAAAGGAG AGGACACCAGCTGAAGAGATCACAtttgaaacactgaaaaatgCCATCG TGGACAGTGTCGGTATGGAAGAGCAGGAAAGAGAGCGGAGACGACAAGTCGTCGAGAAGTTCCAAAAAGCACCTTTTGAGGAAATAGCTGCCCACTGTGGTGCCAGG GCCACAATGCTGCAGAGCAAACTGAATCAGATCTTTGAGATCACAATCAG GCCTCCTCCCAGCCCTTCTGGAACCATATCGTCAGGTTATGGCCAAACCCAGAGTCGATCTGTTCCCATTTATGAGATGAAGTTTCCTGACCTTTGCGTGTACTGA